The following DNA comes from Magnolia sinica isolate HGM2019 chromosome 18, MsV1, whole genome shotgun sequence.
TTCGTCCATCCGATTAAAACTGCAGAGGAAGCAATCCGTCTACTTCCATGAAGTTTCAAAAAAAACTCAGATGAGGCTTATTGAACTATATATAAAAGCAGACAGCGCTCTCTCTCTACTACATCTCTTCTTCGAATCTCTTTCACACCTGCTGTAGAACGTAGGCTCTCTTGGCTTTTGAACTTTACGAAAGAAAATCAATCCCTCTGTCCCTCCCTCGTCTTTTCAACAGTAAGAAAGAAAATCTCCTCCCTCCCTACATCTGTTGTTTCAACTGTAAgaaacaaactctctctctctctctctctctctctctctctcttcaactgTTAGAAAGAAAAtctccttccctccctccctccctccttccccATTTGATTATCTCAATGTCAAGTCCAACAGATTATGCTATGTTCTTGCTcaacgttagaaaatcctcccaTAAGAAATGGCGTATTGCTTTTGCTACCATCTTTTCTTTTAGAGCTATGCTCTCTCTTACTGATGAGATCTTATGTAAGAAGAAGAAAGCCACCAACAATCACCTACTTTCTAAGATCTCATCCAACCAGCCTTACACTACTATCAATGTCGATTGCATCAACAATGTTCATGACAGTAGTTTGTGCTTCTCTGGTGTAGaccaagagagcctgactaagATTGTAAAAGAAAAGGACTTGAATTCCCTCAGCCGATTCGGAGGGGTCGAAGGAATTGTGGGTTCTTTGGAATCCCATGCTGAGAAAGGAATCCAAGGTGACATCGAACATCTCCATCGCCGGCGTGATGTGTTTGGTTCGAACACATATCTCAAGCAGCCTCCTAAAGGCTTCTTATCCTTTGTGCTGGAAGCCTTCAAAGACAACatgattctgattcttcttgGTTGTGCTGGGCTCTCACTCGCCTTCGGTATCAAAGAGCATGGCTTGAAAGAGGGGTGGTATGATGGTGGAAGTATATTCATCGCCATCTTTCTAGTTGTGGTTGTCTCCGCTGTCAGTAATTTCCGTCAAGCAAGGCAATTTGATAAGCTCTCTGACAAGAGCAACGACATTGCGATCGATGTCATGAGAGACGGCCGGCGGCAGAAGATCTCAATCTTTGATGTGGTAGTGGGTGACGTCGTGTGCTTAAAGATCGGCGATCAAATTCCTGCCGATGGCCTGTTCTTGAATGGCCATTCCTTACAATTGGATGAATCGAGCATGACGGGCGAGAGCGATCATGTGAACATCGACAAAATCAAGAACCCGTTCATGTTCTCCGGTACTAAGGTGGTGGACGGGTATGCACAGATGCTTGTGACATCTGTTGGGATAAACACAACATGGGGCGAGATGATGAGCTCGATAAGTCGTGATACAAATGAGCAAACACCATTGCAAGATCGCCTCAACAAGCTTACTTCCTACATAGGGAAAATTGGTTTGAGCGTTGCTGGGCTTGTCCTCATCGTCTTGTTGGTTCGTTACTTCACTGGAAACACAACAGGTGATGATGGACAACGGGAATTCAATGGCGGGAAGACAAAGATTGGCAAGGTGATGAATTCAGTAGCAAGCATTTTCGCTGCCGCAGTCACTATCGTGGTGGTGGCGATTCCTGAAGGCCTGCCATTAGCTGTGACTCTTACGCTCGCTTATTCAATGAAGAGAATGATGGTTGATCAGGCCATGGTCCGGAAGCTCTCTGCCTGTGAAACCATGGGGTCTGCCAACACCATCTGCACCGATAAAACTGGCACCTTGACGATGAATCAGATGAAGGTGGATAGGTTCTGGCTTGATGAAGAATCTCTAAAGGACTCCTCCAAAATAGCCACCAATGTTGTTGAATTGCTGCACCAAGGTGTTGGTTTGAACACGACAGGTAGTGTTTATAGATCCACAACAGTTTCAGAGCCTGAGTTTTCCGGGAGTCCCACCGAGAAAGCCATTCTCTCTTGGGCTGTGTTGAATTTGGGGATGAATATGGATGATCTGAAGAGAAGTTGGACTATTCTCCAGGTCGAAGCATTCAATTcagagaagaaacagagcagcATTTTGGTTAGAAAAAACGATGAGAAGTCGTTGATCCATGTGCATAGGAAAGGAGCTGCAGAGATGATTCTGGCGATGTGTTCGAATTACTTTGATAGTAATGGGACTATCAAAGCCATAGATGAGCAGAAAAGGATGAAATTCGAGCAAATCATTGAAACAATGGCAGCTCAGAGTCTACGGTGCATTGCTTTTGCCCACAAACAGATTGCAGAAGATATTGTCACTGATGGAAATGATGGAGTAAAGGTTGAAAAACTATCTGAAGATGGCTTGACGCTACTAGGGATGGTGGGCCTGAAGGACCCATGCCGGCCCGGGGTGAAAAAGGCTGTTGAAGCTTGTAGAAAAGCCGGAGTTGCCGTCAAAATGATAACTGGGGATAATGTTTTCACTGCACAAGCAATAGCAGTCGAATGTGGAATACTTGGGCCTGATCAAGACATGAATGGAGCAGTCATCGAAGGCAAGGATTTCAGAAGCTACTCGACAGAACAAAGGATGGAAATGGTCAATAGAATTTGTGTGATGGCAAGATCCTCACCATTTGATAAGCTTCTAATGGTGCAGACCTTGAAACAAAAAGGCCTAGTAGTTGCTGTCACCGGAGATGGAACAAATGATGCTCCTGCTCTAAAAGAATCGGACATCGGGCTCTCCATGGGAATCCAAGGCACTGAAGTAGCGAAAGAGAGCTCCGACATTGTCATTTTGGATGACAATTTCACTTCTGTTGTGCCGGTTTTGCAATGGGGGAGATGCATATACAGCAACATCCAAAAATTCATCCAATTCCAACTCACAGTGAATGTTAGCTGCCCTAGTGATTAATTTCATTGCGGCGGTTTCTTCCGGTGATGTTCCACTCACAGCAGTCCAACTGCTGTGGGTGAACCTGATTATGGACACGTTAGGCGCTCTGGCTCTGGCTACAGAGCGGCCCACCAAGGAGCTGATGGATCAGAAGCCAGTGGGCCGCACCGAGCCACTGATCACCAATATCATGTGGAGGAATCTCATTGCTCAAGCTCTATATCAAATCACAGTCTTGCTGACATTGCAATTCAAGGGGGAGTCGATCTTCGGCGTGGACAAGAAGGTGAGGGACACATTGATTTTTAACACTTTTGTGTTATGCCAAGTTTTCAATGAGTTCAATGCCAGGAAGCTAGAGAAGAAGAATGTGTTTGAGGGAATTCATCGTAACCATCTATTTGTCGGCATTGTGGGGTTCACAATTGTTTTGCAAGTGGtgatggtggaatttctcaagaAGTTCGCTGATACAGAGAGATTAAATTGGGGGCAATGGGGTATTTGTGTTGGAATAGCTGCCGTCTCTTGGCCAATTGGTTGGCTTGTGAAGTTCATACCAGTGTCTGATAAACCCCTGTTCAGCTATCTCAAGCGATTTGGACTTCGTAAGTTTTAAACCAGGGATTCTTATTAGCATTCATTTATGTAATTTAAACTCACTGTGATCGATAAATGCACTATTTCATTTCAAGTTTTGATAATATAGCAGTACATTGTATTATCAAAAGTAGAAATGAGATGGGTGCATCTATCAATCAAAGTGTGTGGTGTCTTATTACATTCATTTTGTATTTATATTTTCATTATATCAATGgattcacatttattttttacttcttttcctttcttttttgagTTTCTAAATATTCCATAATCGGTTGGTTTGACTATAAGGTTTGCTTAATTCCACACATCGCGGAGcctgtgcatccaaatgcagggACATGTTAAAAAATGACTTCTTGCTGGATGGAACAACCAGAATCTTGGAAGATGCCGAGCATATGTGCCAGAAGGTGTATGGGAAGAGtggtttgatttatttattttacttgaaACCCATGTTATTTCAATTGAAATAAATTCAACTTCTGGCTTATAATAATCAATCCACCAGATCTCATGTTGTTAATGTGAAGAAAATGATACACAATACAACAGTTGTAAGAAAATACCCAATACTCTAGGAACCAATGAAAATGATACACAATACAACAGTTGTAAGAAAATACCCAATATTCAGCTTCAGGCAGCCATTTAATGTaggaacccaaaaaaaaagaaaaaaaagaagaagatattctCTTTCATATCTTCTTTCTTGTTCTTGGATCAGTAAATATAGTTGCAAACAAACCAAACACACAAATGATCTCCCAAGCAATACCAATGATCAACATATGGACGCAAAATCTAATTTCTGAGGATTTGGAACTTTCTTTGCTATTAAATTGACACAAGGcaatataaaaaaagaaataaagaaaaaaaaaaagtaaagaaagaaattcccaaaacttaTGATGCAATATGGGTGAAGAAATAAAATCCCAGAAGAACTAACCTACTTTGTGAACTGTAAATTCTACCACCTGAAACAACCATAGGCTAAGACAGAACTTCTAGAAGTTAATAGCACAATGATCTAAGAAACTTTAAATAATGGAAAGCTAACTAGAACGATTTTCTAATTATGAAACTTGTTAGTTACCTAGGATTCTGCAACTGATTACATAAAACTTGCTAAATTAGAGAAAACTAACCAGGAATCAAATTGCAAAGGCCACAAGGGTTTACACTTATGGACAGTGCACACATGTGGCACCTAGACTAGCCAAAAGGCACGTAGGGGACCGTTCACATGTTTAGACTTCAGATAGCCTGGGATCCAATCCCATATGAATGAAGTTCTGGACAGTTTAAGGACTGTTATTTGAAATAGGATACACCATGGGGCTTGCCCTCAGATTGCCTCACCAAACCCTATTCACCTTGCATAAATTTATCATACATTTAAACTGTAACAAAGAAATGGCTGAAAAATCAATAGACCAAACACTATCCCAACACACAAGCACCAACCCCTAAATTGATCAACAACTAGAAAATTTCGAATATAAATGTAAAACAAGGAATTGCATCCATACCAACAGAATTAGGTATCTAACTTCAGCTCTGAACTCTGTATTCTCTCCCAAATTCATACCAACATGGTTTGGGTAGCTTGAATTGGGTCACAGGCTGACGCCTCTTGAGATTCAATTGGTCTTTGGTTGACACTAAACCCGACTCGAGCCACCTGAGTGGCACCCCTAATGAGGCTTTTGCCCCTATCCAATTTGGAAAAGAAACATCTGACCCTCTCTGAAATTATGACCCTTGTCATTCCACTAATTAGATGATGTGGAAACATATCCATTCCTTCTTACTGGAAAGATCATATAGTCTAAACAACATTAAGCTTAACTACAATTGGAATATTTTCACATGATAGGTTCTTATAGTAGTAATCAGGAATTACCACtgtaaataataattacttatttacagaGATTTACAGAAGAGAAAAAAACCAAACAGGCCTTATACTACTAATCATGAGATCCCCACAAGATCCCCACTTCATTTAAGGAATAGTTAGTAATAATCTAGAAGCCTAACAGCAAATGACAGCTTTACAAGAAGGAACAATCTCTCTCCTTCGTAAGAAACTACTAAGGTTGCTCTTGGAAGTTCTGCTTTCAGCAGCGAATGGACGGACTTCATGCTAAATCTCAATTGGGATAGGAATGGAAGAACATGACCTTCCTGTTCAGTTGATACTTGGGGCAGAAAACCAAGTGGAATAATGCATAATACCATATCCATTTTCTATCAAATGCATAGAAATAAAAGTGGATGAGTTCTGCTCACACCATTCTTGATTTATCGGTACTCAGGCCCTAATATACTGCAGTCATGTTTATTCCTCTAATAGgtaggaaaaaggaaaaataagaagaGGACTACGACATACTAGTCCAAGGCTCCAGCAAGTAACAATGTTATCAACAACCACCATCTTCCATAAAATTATTGGCAACCCCACTATTTAGAATATATCCCGCGAAGGCTTTTTTTAATAGAATACTGAAACTTTGGTGATTACAAGAGTCCCTTACAAGTTACAACACCCTCTTTCGCTAGGGAATCTAGCAATTGAATTAAGTTTTCTATTAAGTGTACTAAAAGCAGCTTACCCTCAGCAGCACTACCTATAATTTCACTAATGAGGCTTCTTTTCCAAGGGAACCTATAAGAGGAAGAAGCCCACGAAACAATACTTCTTGGATCGCATTCCACCACCAGGAGACTGTTGAAGGGTTCCCGAATAATTTTAGTGCCTGTGAGAATGGACTCCAATTATTGTCTATTTGAATTACCAAAGCCTATCGGCCTAGGAAGTCCATCTTAACCCCTCCATGCTTGTGGTTATTGAGAAGTTAACTGCATACCATTTGCTTCCCTTTCCACTTCTTCCCACTAAAAAGGCCTTCTGAAAGATACCCTAAAGCAGTTGGTGTAATTTAAATATGAAATGATGATCATTATTATTATAGACTTATTATAGACCCTTCACTCATAGTATTACATTATGCATGCTACTAATCAAAGTGCAAATATCTGCattgtcattttttaattaattaagttactattattattatttttggacagTACCATTGCAGCTTGATTaatcaaataaaatcaattacaagtgttgttgatgtcttaaatttgtcaatAATTggggtttgtcgatgccatcgacgaaTGCTTGATCCCATTGAGAAACCATAGAAAAATCCATATTGGTTGTTGGAACTTTTTAGGTATTGCTACTTGATGGCATCGAtctcctttgatgccatcgacatatCCTCGATGGGttatcgatgccatcaaaggtcccatcgAGCACGCACGCAAAGTTGCGTAAGTGcggaatttgtttcatattccgcttgtgatagtatatatatcgagtgtaatcgggatttgggagGAGAGAAGTGTATTAGGGTTTTCTAATTCTttcctaagggttcaagggcatagctagggccTATGAAGTAGATTCGAGTCTTGTTCAAATCAGTaattctctatctcttgtaatttatgctttcatagtgcattactcgttgctttgtgccgtagttttttccctcAAGGGTAAttccacgtaaaatttggattgttcttgtttggacttggttgtgcgattgcaagtactttgcttgattcatctctgggTGTTTCCGCAGTTTCCAACAAGTGATATTAGAGATAATGTTGGGAAACAGATCGAATCTGAAAGCAAGATATCAATAGCATCTAACCCGAAGTTCGATGTAGAAAAATACtctagtaaaaataattttgaattatgcaaAGTTAAGATGAACGGTatcctagttcaacaaggattagaCGAAGCTCTCCTTAAAAAGCGAGCGGAATCTATGACGGAAAAAGAATGGAACAAGATGTATTAGAAATCTAGAACTTCTATCCAATTGTGCTTCACGGATGAGATCCTCTATAATGTTATGAGATAAAACTACAACGAGTACACAAGCGGAATTAGAGAGCATCTATGTAAAGAAATATCTTGAGAATTGTTTGTACTTGAAGGTACaattgttcaatctgaagatggtGGAGGGAGTTGACTTTGagacccacattagtaactttaataggTTGATTTACAAATTGTTAGATGTGGATGAAACGGTGAAAGATGAGGATCAAGCATGTATACTGTTGAATTCACTTTTagcttcgtatgagtcatttaaggactcTTTGTGCACTGGTAAAACGATCGTTAGCATTGAGaccattatctcaacccttcaatcaaaggcgatgagaaaaaaaaatggtgacgTGGGTGTTTTTATAGATGCACTAGTTACGAGGGGAAGAAATTCTAAGCGGGACTGTAGATCTTTGCGATCGAGGTCCAAATCCAAAGGTAAGGGCAAATGCAAGTTGaagtgctgaaattgtggcatgtcaaggcacatgaagaaggatcaTTAAAATTTTAAGTCGAGAAAATACAATTCAGATAGTTCTTCTAGGTAAGTCAACATCGTGGAATCCAGTGAGGAGACGAATGGTAGTGATGTGCTGATTGCATCAAAATTCAAGTACTTCAACGAGGAATGTATTTTGAATATAGGGGCTTTATACCACATGacccctcatcggagttggttcactagttacagtGAGTGCGATGGTAGTCAGGTGTTTATGGACAATGGTAATACCTATAAAGTGGTAGGCGTTAAAttggtgtgcatcaagatgtttaatagCATGGAGCGTATCTTGACCGAGGTTAAACATATTCTTAATTTGAAGAAGAGTATGATATCTCTGGGAGCACTCGAGGCACTTTGAGTGCAAATTCACCGGTTTTAATCATATCCTTAAAAGTTTCAAAGGGAGCACTCATAGTCATGAATGCATAGAGGAATGAAAACCTTTACATGTTGATCAGGAGTACTTCATCGGGTAGAGCTGCAACGTCTGTAGCAGAGTCCACATATGTACGCATATAGCATGCATGCTTAgtccacatgagcgagcgggacATGAAGATACTTTCTGACCGATGTTTAATTCtagtttttaaaagcattgattttagtatatacGAGCATTGTACATATGGTAAACAGTCATGGTTGTCTTGAAAGTCTGGAAAACATGTTTATAAAGgggttcttgattatgtgcattctaatgtATGAAGGCCGTCGCCCGTGGTTTCTGGTGGATGGTTGTTATGGTTTGTCAAATTCATTGATGACTATTTCAAACaagtgtgggtttatttcatgaaaaacaAATCCGATGTTTTCAGTGACTTCAAGCAGTGAAAGGAGGTGATGGAAAAACAATTGGGGAGAAAGGTGAAAGTGTTAAGGACAAAACAGTGGGGAATTCATTTTTAGGGACTTCAATCGGTATTGTAAAGATGAAAGGATTGTGAGGCACGATACAATGCGCCACACAccagagcaaaatggtgtggctgagcagatGAATCAAACTCTATTAGAAAGAGctcgatgcatgattagtaatgctgAGTTGTGCAAGGAATTggggactgaggccgttaacataaCTTGTTACTTGGCGAATTGATCCCCTTCTATggcaattaaatgtaaaattccagatgaagtgtggagtggtcagcaGGTAGACTACTCAGGACTGGGTGTATTTGGTTGCgatacttactctcatgtaccatcagttgagagagataagctggacCAAATGACTAAAAATCTTTGTCAGCCATGGTAATGGTGTAAAGGGGTATAGGCTGTATGGCAAGGTCATAAGGAAAATCATCCTTAAATGTGACGTAAAATTCAATGAGAGATCCTTGTTTCGTAAGGATGAGCACAAAGAAGCAAAAAAGTTGGTTGTGCACGTTCATTTAAATAAAGATGAGACGCTTGCTAATACAGAAACGTAGGTAGAGGTataagagcaggtggagcaaccacctttGAGAAAGAATTCACCAAGGGATCGTaagttaccggcaagatatagAGATGACTCAAATGTTACATTTGTCCTCATTATGGATGATGGGGATTGATCTActtttcaggaggctcttaaCAATGTAGATGCCGAAAAGTGAAAAGCAACGATGAATGATGAGATTGAATCCTTGTATAAAAATGGAGACGTGGGAGCTGGTGTGTCACGCTCAGAAATTCAAGtacaaagtgtgcaccctcaAATTCAAGTTTTGAGTCGTAACTCATACCAAAGTGTACTAACTTCATTCCATTATACGATTATTTAGAGGCAAAAATAACATTCCTTTTTATATTCCAAATAGGTCCATTCACATCATTCACACAAAATGATTTAAGCACCAATATTCGTCCATTTTCAACATCCGTAAACATTCAAGTAACATAAATTAGGCATCATTCGTCAGTCAATACAACTTGCCAATGAATACTTGCTATAGACTTagaacaattcaattaaataaaaataatcaaatgcttaAAATCCTACAACTAATGccataatttattatatataaatcAGATCATCTTAACAAAtaaaattctaattaaataattaggaACGGTCCAAATGCGCCCAGTTCCTCTTTTGATAAGTACGGCTATGTCTCACGTGTGTTGTGCACCAGTTCAATCACAATTTTCTGTTCCTGTGCCAACTCATCAAGAAATTGCTTATCTATACAGCTTTTCCATAAGTAAAAATGTAAGCTAACCAGACTTAATGAGAAAACCCAGCATATTTCATGCTTATTGAAATTAAGATATAATAGAAACAGAGTATGCATAGtgatatggatgcaaatgatgtatgaatACATCAGATAGGATGATCTTCCATCTTCTTGGGTTGGAGATCGTTaaccgcatccacccgttgggtaggctttcacctttcggtaggcttgggcataaccCGCATCTGATAACGCTTTACCAtaatcgacatttcttccaaggagggcccctatgatcgaccatgcattatgcaaataCAATGAATTAtggatgatgtatgaatgcatcatttTCATAACTACCATAGTTACTTATCTTGATCAGAACATCCATATGTGAATTTAAcgtacaattatcataattcaCGCAATTGGCACAGATTAGCATGTGATTTATTGTAGCATACAACATCGTAGCAAAATACTCCAATCAGTACATCAATTAATCAAACCATCataaacaatttattttaattccaatgaaaTTTGCTATATTGATTACGAATTTTATAGCAAAATACTCATCTAGATGCCGAAATATTTATTTCTAAAttagagttagaaatttactatttttggtaattacaaattttaatttttctttctatATTAATGATGTAGCAGGCACATATGGATTggtcaattcatcaatcaattttgaattttatagaatttattttttattttcttgttcttttcctcgtggattcgagaagtctctacgaggagtccagagaagtttcatggatttggaacagttatccccttgaggaagacgatgctcgacctcacgcCCTTCCCTGTGTCAGTTTGGTATTAGAGAGAGGCTTTTCCTCGGATCGATGGCTTCTAAcaacgggtcgggcaacaatccttTGGGCGGTGCTCCATGGGATCATCTTTTAACAGCTTTTGAAGCAACGCAacaagagaatcggcaagccatgcaagggttgtAGACTTCCATTGATCGCATGACGGATCGCATAACGGAGGCCCaagggcaactccgtgttcatgATGGTGATCCACCCCTAGCAGTTGCTGGAATTCGTAATCGCACTGATCGTAGGGCGATGCTATCAGTAAACCACAGGATCATTCCTGAGAATGTGAGATCCAGCGATATGATTCCATAACATCCTAGATGAGGCATTGATCAGATAGATCGAACAgaccaagaattcaagatgaaagtcgatattcctagttttaatggctaactctacttcaaggacttccttaATTGGTTGCTTAAAGTT
Coding sequences within:
- the LOC131232505 gene encoding LOW QUALITY PROTEIN: calcium-transporting ATPase 12, plasma membrane-type-like (The sequence of the model RefSeq protein was modified relative to this genomic sequence to represent the inferred CDS: deleted 1 base in 1 codon), encoding MSSPTDYAMFLLNVRKSSHKKWRIAFATIFSFRAMLSLTDEILCKKKKATNNHLLSKISSNQPYTTINVDCINNVHDSSLCFSGVDQESLTKIVKEKDLNSLSRFGGVEGIVGSLESHAEKGIQGDIEHLHRRRDVFGSNTYLKQPPKGFLSFVLEAFKDNMILILLGCAGLSLAFGIKEHGLKEGWYDGGSIFIAIFLVVVVSAVSNFRQARQFDKLSDKSNDIAIDVMRDGRRQKISIFDVVVGDVVCLKIGDQIPADGLFLNGHSLQLDESSMTGESDHVNIDKIKNPFMFSGTKVVDGYAQMLVTSVGINTTWGEMMSSISRDTNEQTPLQDRLNKLTSYIGKIGLSVAGLVLIVLLVRYFTGNTTGDDGQREFNGGKTKIGKVMNSVASIFAAAVTIVVVAIPEGLPLAVTLTLAYSMKRMMVDQAMVRKLSACETMGSANTICTDKTGTLTMNQMKVDRFWLDEESLKDSSKIATNVVELLHQGVGLNTTGSVYRSTTVSEPEFSGSPTEKAILSWAVLNLGMNMDDLKRSWTILQVEAFNSEKKQSSILVRKNDEKSLIHVHRKGAAEMILAMCSNYFDSNGTIKAIDEQKRMKFEQIIETMAAQSLRCIAFAHKQIAEDIVTDGNDGVKVEKLSEDGLTLLGMVGLKDPCRPGVKKAVEACRKAGVAVKMITGDNVFTAQAIAVECGILGPDQDMNGAVIEGKDFRSYSTEQRMEMVNRICVMARSSPFDKLLMVQTLKQKGLVVAVTGDGTNDAPALKESDIGLSMGIQGTEVAKESSDIVILDDNFTSVVPVLQWGRCIYSNIQKFIQFQLTVNVAALVINFIAAVSSGDVPLTAVQLLWVNLIMDTLGALALATERPTKELMDQKPVGRTEPLITNIMWRNLIAQALYQITVLLTLQFKGESIFGVDKKVRDTLIFNTFVLCQVFNEFNARKLEKKNVFEGIHRNHLFVGIVGFTIVLQVVMVEFLKKFADTERLNWGQWGICVGIAAVSWPIGWLVKFIPVSDKPLFSYLKRFGLRKF